One Aliidiomarina minuta genomic region harbors:
- a CDS encoding DUF945 family protein, producing MKSVFRWLLPLAVVVILVYLFLVWLTGSQTRQVAAEQVAAFQESNPQFNADLSWQREGFWSSEATLRMTLDVPEADLDESFVIQQPMHIRHSVLRSFVTGELEVSMADEDLIAMVFGDQVVRVEGTLGLGGVSFDYQVPAVDYQIDDVRITAEASQIQVVFTQDEQHSRLHLPSLNFQPLYAVDSDTNQEGLFVSEVVAISQTRLENGEPSEGSSEFRLLNMRMITPGGHLQELDNLAVDVHFQRELDVLNAQQKTEIGKFSYGDVEFTGELEMNVTNLPYDAFTRFSRSPQSEEDIQHLVAAVQHSDALLRLENLSIDSEGLGNVRGQGEFYLHDNMAFDQNYEGSLLDFINGHIEFSELPMMVQLSLAEMVSGDLPWRLEWQHGELLINGEPLNLMAQ from the coding sequence ATGAAATCGGTGTTTCGCTGGCTATTACCATTGGCTGTAGTGGTCATTTTAGTTTATTTGTTTCTAGTCTGGTTGACCGGTAGTCAGACGCGTCAGGTGGCTGCGGAACAGGTGGCTGCTTTTCAGGAGTCAAACCCGCAGTTTAACGCTGACTTAAGCTGGCAGCGGGAAGGTTTCTGGAGCTCTGAGGCCACTTTAAGAATGACCCTGGATGTACCAGAGGCGGATTTGGATGAATCTTTTGTCATTCAGCAGCCTATGCATATACGGCACAGTGTATTGCGCTCATTTGTGACTGGTGAGCTGGAAGTTTCCATGGCCGATGAAGATCTCATTGCTATGGTGTTTGGCGATCAGGTGGTACGAGTCGAAGGCACGCTGGGCTTAGGTGGGGTAAGTTTTGACTATCAGGTTCCGGCAGTTGATTACCAGATTGATGATGTAAGAATTACCGCTGAAGCTTCGCAAATACAGGTCGTATTTACTCAGGATGAGCAGCACTCTCGTTTACATTTACCCAGTCTTAATTTTCAGCCTCTTTATGCGGTCGATTCGGATACTAACCAGGAAGGGCTATTTGTCAGTGAAGTCGTAGCTATCAGCCAGACGCGTCTGGAAAATGGCGAGCCGTCTGAGGGCAGCAGCGAATTCCGCTTGCTGAATATGCGCATGATCACACCAGGTGGGCACCTTCAGGAACTTGATAACTTAGCTGTAGATGTTCATTTTCAGCGGGAACTCGATGTGCTCAATGCGCAGCAAAAAACTGAAATCGGCAAATTTAGTTACGGTGACGTTGAATTTACCGGTGAGTTGGAAATGAATGTAACTAACCTGCCTTATGATGCCTTTACCAGGTTTTCACGAAGCCCGCAGTCAGAAGAAGACATTCAGCATCTGGTTGCGGCAGTGCAACATAGCGATGCGTTACTGCGGCTCGAGAATTTAAGCATAGACTCTGAAGGCTTAGGCAACGTTCGCGGTCAGGGCGAGTTTTATCTGCATGACAATATGGCTTTTGATCAGAATTATGAAGGTTCTCTTTTAGACTTTATCAATGGTCACATTGAGTTTTCTGAACTGCCCATGATGGTGCAGCTATCTTTGGCTGAAATGGTTAGTGGTGATTTACCCTGGCGTCTGGAATGGCAGCATGGTGAACTGTTAATCAACGGAGAGCCCCTGAATTTAATGGCTCAGTAA
- a CDS encoding TetR family transcriptional regulator: protein MTDVLGDKQRARTAKEKDRRRDSIVQAALELFLQKPAKLPTMSAIANRAGVAKGTTYIYFDTKESIYLALLEDELHGWLKHIEKELEYHDKDPMQQLMRLLMSFAQNQPHLWPLSSLSHAVIETNIDSKALLSYKTKLAQKYRATARAIREHLNLPEKHAAATEAMLMQTYAYLLGNWQVCNPPASISRLLKGPSFRVLQPDFTESSRQGLEQLWTGFIEQQRKEEGGAGVLNRLFNRNRS from the coding sequence ATGACGGACGTACTGGGTGATAAGCAGCGCGCGCGCACGGCAAAGGAAAAAGACCGTCGGCGCGACAGTATAGTGCAGGCTGCGCTGGAATTGTTTTTGCAAAAACCAGCAAAGTTACCCACCATGAGCGCCATCGCAAATCGCGCTGGCGTCGCTAAGGGTACTACTTATATCTATTTCGATACCAAGGAATCTATTTATCTGGCTTTACTGGAAGATGAGCTGCACGGCTGGCTAAAACATATAGAGAAAGAGCTGGAGTATCACGACAAAGACCCGATGCAGCAGTTAATGCGGTTACTTATGAGTTTTGCGCAGAACCAGCCTCATCTTTGGCCCTTATCCAGTCTTAGTCATGCCGTTATAGAAACGAATATTGATAGCAAAGCGCTGCTTTCATATAAGACCAAGCTTGCACAGAAGTACCGGGCGACAGCCCGGGCAATTCGTGAGCATCTTAATTTGCCAGAAAAGCACGCCGCAGCAACGGAAGCTATGCTCATGCAAACCTATGCATACCTCCTTGGAAACTGGCAGGTTTGTAATCCCCCTGCTAGTATCAGCCGCTTGCTTAAAGGCCCTAGCTTCAGAGTTTTACAACCTGATTTTACCGAATCCAGTCGACAGGGATTAGAGCAACTCTGGACCGGCTTTATTGAGCAGCAACGCAAAGAAGAAGGCGGTGCAGGTGTTTTGAATCGTCTGTTTAATCGTAATCGTAGTTAA